Sequence from the Drosophila gunungcola strain Sukarami chromosome X unlocalized genomic scaffold, Dgunungcola_SK_2 000023F, whole genome shotgun sequence genome:
TTTGCCATCGCCCGGCTCGACCGCAAAACCACAAGCCCAGTGTCCCTGTATTATTGCGTTCCTACACAGAGAGAAATTACTTAGCCTTAGCCTGAATAAATGATGCAATTTGGTTATGAAGCATATTGTATATGCTTGTATATGAATAagacttcaaaaaaaaaaaaaaaaattggaggtatacaaaataaatattcaagtatttgatatttttaaataattgatttagGGTTTATAAACTCAACAACACCAAAaaggaatataaataaacaacaaaacaacaaaggaAACGCGAGATTTTAAgaccaaatatttatatattaaatggCAAAAGTAGGTGATATTTTCGGGCAGTGTTCGTGGGTCCGGGCAGTTGGTCCCGGATCCAGGATCCCGGGATCCTGGCCATTTTGCTTGTCTGCGCTCTGCCGCAGCCTAATTTGGCGAGAGTTCATTAATTGCGTAAACGGCGCGCGCTTTTAATTATGTCGAACGTTGAGCGGTGGGTTGGTAGGTTGGCTCGTATTTTGTGCATTTGTGGCACTGTTTGCATTGTTGTTGCCTATCCCAGTGTTTCACCAGCCCAACAGCCCAACAGCCCAACAGCCCACCAACCCATCACCCACAATCGAAAGACCACCCACAACCCACTGTTTTTCTGCGGCAAATGGCAACAACGGAATTTACGACTTTTGGTCAACGCAGCCGCAGCGACCATCAAAAAGGAGGCGGCCACAAGGGTTAAAGAAGGGGTGTGGCCGGTGGTTGGCTCGAGGGCTAAGGGGTTAAGGGTCTTAGGGAAACCCCCTGTACGATTATCATTTATTGCAACCGCATACGCTCGCAGCGGAAAATGCCGGTTTGATTGGGCCATTGTAAAGGCGGGTAATTCGTTAATTTGATAAGCATACGCCATGTTGCACCGCCACCGATTGAAAATCACGCACGTTGAACCAaatcgacaaaaaaaaaaaaaaaccaaaagtggcAAATGAGGAGGCAAACTATGAGCATCGGTCGGTAGCAGAAAATTGATAATGCCAATATAGCTGCACCCGTGGGTTGATTCACTGGTTtccaggaaaaaaaaaaatgccctCTAGGTGatcaataaaatgcaatttaatcgACTTTTATTTAATCATAAATATTGTGAGGCAGTAACTAGATTTAATGAATTAACCATTATTGCATAATATGTTATCAAgccttataaaattttgtaaatatatatgattCATTCTATTGATTGTTGTATGCAtaccaaaaatgaaataacaaaaatagaacgtgctttgaatttgtttaatttcctTATAGTGCTCCTTgtagttttgttttataaaatatattttaaataaataaaaaataaatataaaattaaagcttaaaaaaataatcaagaaagttcctttcttgtttataaaagatttgattttgagcttatttgtatattaaatgtaaacaaacttTATTATTGTGTCTTATTACCcattcaaaaagttttttttgttatttaaaacttaaaggaaaattgttgaattttgtgttgctaattaaatttcagATGAGCTTATAGAGGCCCTGCCTCTAGGctactttttttaaacaatttaattagagaattttgaaaaagtcCTGGCTCCGAAACTGAGTTTTCCGCAGAACTGCGGTCCTCTGGAAGCCATGACTACGAGTCGGCCCGAATTGGCCAAAAGCGATTCGCAATGGCCCAAACCACAGGTCGCGTGGGCGATGACAGTCCGCTCGGCTTTCGGCCAATAATtctgatttaatttatgcGCGAAAAATCGCACTTAATCAGCTTTTGATTTGCGCATCATACGGCGCAAAAAATGCGAAACGAGGTCATGCGAAAAAggcattttataatttttaaaattacgctTAACAATTTCATTCacatttgaaataaaacaaaagcattttttattaagttgttGCTAACGTTTAATTAGAATTGCAACCACTAAGTTAGTGCCTATATTTTGCATCTCGTTGactatttttatatccttaaAGTTATGgtgtataattaaatttatttaaattgtaggTTGCTAACTTGAAGTAATTATCGGGTTGCCAGTTGCAAACGCAAGTGGCTATATACACTCACTATTGTGAGTCACTGAAATTTGATTTCAacaattaaactaatttagcTCATGAAAATTAGTCATCAGGTTTATGATCCATAAATATAACGTATTCGGATTTTTCCTAACCTTTTGGCGTGGCAACACAATTAATTTTGGGTTGCTTTTAACTATTActcaacgttttttttttaaatcaaaaaaaacacagagcCCCTCTTATCAGCAATATTTTAGTCTTCATTGTTTCTTCAATAAATGTAGCATATTAGTTGATTTAGAACGTTCTCCTCGATTGGTACTTAGCTTCCAATATGCTGAAACTGGGATCTCTTTTCTTCTGCTGTTTCCTTCTGCTGGGCCGATCTTCATGTCAACCGAACGATCCTCCCAATAAGAGTGGCCAATTTTGCCTCACAACTCTCCATCCTGTGATCGATTTAATATCCGAAACCAATTCCAAACTCCTGTCACTGCAGTCAAAATTGGATGTCCAGGGGACGTATTTAACGAAAGAGGATTTCGAGACGAGGTTAAATGTGACAGAAGAACATATTGCGGCTACAAGCACCCACGCTCAGCTCACAGAGCTCCAGGAATCTTTAAATAAGACACAAGATGACATCCAAATGAGACTGATTCGGGCGGAAAAAACAAATGCAGAGCTTTCAGGATATGGTACTCGCAGTCCTCTCCAGGTTCGAGTCAAAGTTTATACCGGCGATTTTCGAGGAAAATCGGTGACAGGTACTTTTACATCGAAAAAAGCTTAACAGCCACATGGACTACCGCTGCAGCCAGCTGTCGTAATATGGGTGGATTCCTGGCGTCGTTCGGAAGCGAACAAGAATTCAATGCCCTCAGGAAACACCTGTCAGATAGGAAAACCTACTGGCTGGGCATCAACGATCGGAAAAATGAGCAAGAATTCATATCTGCAGCATCCGGAAAACCGCCCAAATTTGTTAAGTGGCATCCTACAGAGCCCAACAATCATAACAACGAGGACTGTGTGTCCCTTTATAGTGGCAAAATGTTTGATAGCTCCTGTAGCGCATTATATTACTGGATTTGCCAGGCCGACACCGAAGTATAGATAATGTCAAACGCTAccaatcaaaattgtatatgcTTAACTTATTTTctgtgtatttaaaatattaaaaaactaatcaaATTGCATCCTTTTTTGTCCATACTCACTCCTTAATGCTGCTAAATAATTATGAGCTATTTTGCCTTTGATATAATGCGCTGGTTTCGCTGGAAAAAAGTATTCCCTCATAATTTTTGGGAGTGGGACCAAAATTGGTTAATCACATCATTTTAGCACGAAGCTTAAATCGAACATtcgtaaatacattttgtatggCGTGGAGATGGGGAAATTTAAGCATTCGATATTTTAAGAAGTCTTTAATGTAAAAGTGTGGGTAAAATACTGTTTTCTAGACTTTAATTGAACTCAAAGTAAATATATCTCTAAGAATACGGCACGGTgctctttttatacccttgcagagggtattataatttcagtcagaagtttgcaacgcagtgaaggagacgtttccgaccctataaagtatatatattcttgatcagcatcactaggagagtcgatctagccatgtccgtctgtccgtctgtccgtctgtccgtctgtccgtccgtttgtatgcaaactagtctctcagttttaaagctatctgcatgaaactttcccaaaagttgtctttctattgcaggtagtatataagtcggaacgagccggatcggacgactatagcatatagctcccataggaacaatcggaaaaataaatgaaaaaaaattataactttgctgttttttaattttttgtttagttcttcgacatatagtaatggtaaaatatttccgatttacggtttaaatttcatcaaaatcggacgactatagcatatagctcccataggaacaatcggaaaaataaatgaaaaaaaattataactttgctgttttttaattttttgtttagttcttcgagatatagtaatggtttaatatttcagaattacggtttcaatttcatcaaaatcggacgactatagcatatagctcccataggaacaatcggaaaaataaatgaaaaaaattataacttttctgttttttaattttttgtttagttcttcgacatatagcaatgtttaattatttcagaattatggtataaattttatcaaaatcggacgtctatagcatatagctcccatagaaataataaaaatatataaaataactatctaataattgagctgcaaataatcatagtttcaatgtttttttttagcacatactcaagtaaatcataatttaaatgttttcaaaagtatttaattaatgcaatagctgcaagggtatatgaacttcggcttgccgaagtttgctttccttcttgttggTTTTAAGATTGTAAGTGTACTCATGTTTTTCACAACTTTTTCCGCtgaattataatattttcggATATAGTATGGCAATAGACTTGTTTTTAAGatgcaaaatataaacaacGTTTTTGTACATCATACATTATAATATTCATCCTCCGCTAAACTTGGCATTTCCGGTTGTAAATTGTTAGCTAAATGGACGCGTACAAAACGTGTGAgtaaaggcaaaaaaaagactatgtacaaattaaattccaagTAAATCAGcatttcatattaattattattttaataccGTAATAccatgaaaacaaaacaaaaataaagatttgACACGTATAAGGCGGCTTATCAGCAATATTTAAGCCTGCATCCAGTAGCTACATTTTAGTTAATTTCTTGAATTCCGCTCGAGTAGTTTGAATAACTCAAAATGCTGCAGCTTTCATCGCTTTTGTGCGGTCTGCTAATAGTCCTAATAGTCCTTGCCCTGCAAGGATCTCTTGTAGACTCCCAGGATAGGAGCGCACCCTACCCGTCCTTGGACAATTACCATACGATCCTCGCCAGGCTGGAGGCAATTGAAGCAGGGCAAGCCGCCATGAAAAGGTCCTTGAACAATGTGGATGCACGGATGCTGGTCAAATTGGAGGCGATAGAGAACACTCTGGCCAGAATAGTGAGACAACAAGCAGCTATTCAAGCAACGCCTCTCAGCAACCACTCCAAAATCGATTCGAGGGCCGTGCCACCAAACTTCGAGGGAATCGCCGGCAGGTATTTTTACATCGAAAGAAGTTTAGTGACCACCTGGGCATCGGCTGTAGCCACCTGTCGTGACATGGGTGGATCTCTGGCGACGTTCAGGAACGAAACGGAACTGAATGAAGTCAGGAAACATCTGCCCAATGGAAGCTCCTACTGGCTTGGCCTCAACGATCGGAAAAAAGAGGGAGAGTTCGTTTCGGCAGCGTCCGGAAAGCCGGCCAAATACTTCAAGTGGTTTCAAAATGAGCCCAGCAACACTGGAAACTATCAGCACTGCGTTTCTTTTTACAACGGAGAAATGTACGACATTGCTTGTGACGAGTACTTGTACTTTATTTGCCAAGACACCGAATAATAGATCAACTCAACCGCTGATAATcacaatttaatatatatgtatgtaaattattattgtggtgtttaaaatattaaaatattattcaagaaagttcttgtttttcttattaacCCCAATAGGGTGAACCCTAATGGACCAACTACATAATGTTAGCACGCACTTTAAATCGAAgactagaaaataaataatatatgcGGTTGAGCTGGGGAAACTTATTCATTGAATAAGTGTAAGTAGCTGGAGGAAAAAGCAGGCTTTTAAATTGAacctaattaaataaatataatttctactgctttttaataaatttgaaattaaagtgCAGAAATGAAGGACCTTCAGTAAGTCCATATTAAGTTCCTTTCCCATATCGATACCAAATTCATCGCAAATCGTTTCGAGAAATTGGACACCAGGCACTTTTTGCTTTTCAAATATACGAAATATTATCATCGGCTGCcaatatacaacaaaaacatgtttttttcgactttttccgctgaattaaaatttttatagatttcGGCATGGCaataacattgttttttcGGTGCCAAATACAAGCAACGCATTTgaacattataatatttatttaatgcatGAACATAAATAGTGTTGTTGCCTACACCGAACATCAATACAttgttaaatgaattttactgcattattatattgttatatgtatataaaagaGTAATTGCCTTTCCTAGAATCGAACATAATTCACATTAGATGACAGCTTTCTATTAGGCCACGTACTTTATTAACTAATCAGCAGCATTTAAGTCTTCATTCTTCGTTTCATAAACTGTCAGAATCAGTGCACATAGAACGCTCTTCTCGATTGGTTATTAGCTGTCAACATGCTGAGGCTGTCGTCTATTCACTTACTTTGCTTCTTCATCCTCCCGGACCGCCAAGGATCTTTGGCGGCTATCGAGGACAATGTCCAAACGGTTTGTCTACTGAGCGATCCTGCCAATCAGTGTGCCCCACACTGCCAGGGTACTTTCGTTCTGATGATCGACTCCATTCAAGCAACCAGTGCCAAAATGGATGGGATCCAACAGTCTCTGGACACCAAACTCCACTCCCAATTGGTCACTGCGAAAGAGGACTTCGAGCGGAGGTTAAATATGACGAAGGAGCATCTTATGGCTGCCAATTCCGAGGcgagaaaaaatgttcaagCCCTGCAGACCCAAATGGAGTACCAGTACCAGGAGATCGAGAATTCTTTAAGGAAGACCAGCACTCAGGAAGATCTCGGGGCGGCAGTGAATCGCACGGAAGACCAACTGCTGGCGGTGGGTGTCGACATGAAGAGGCAACTGCTGGATTTCAGGAGCAGAGTGGAGGAGCAGCACACTGAGCTCCACGAAACGGCGAGCAGGATCGTCACAAAGGGCGACTTTGAGGCGGAAATGCAGACGGTGCAGATGAGGATGTATGCCCAAATTCAGGAACTTCAGTCGAAACTAGTGGGTCAGCATAGGGAAATCCAGGATTCCCTAAGGCAGACCAACACCCACGAGCAATTCGAGGCGAGACTCAACCAGACGGATGCCAAGCTGCAGTTGCTCCAATCGAAAATGGAGGACCACCAGGTGGCTATACAGAACTGTTTGCAGGAGCTGTTGGCCAAAGTGGAGGGCCAGCAGGCGTCCATCAAGGACAGCCTGCTGGAAACGCTCCAGACCAAAACCAATGTGCAAATTATACCGCCCAAGTTTGAGCAAATCGGCAGCAGGTTCTTTTACATTGAACAG
This genomic interval carries:
- the LOC128260416 gene encoding C-type lectin 37Db-like, with the protein product MLQLSSLLCGLLIVLIVLALQGSLVDSQDRSAPYPSLDNYHTILARLEAIEAGQAAMKRSLNNVDARMLVKLEAIENTLARIVRQQAAIQATPLSNHSKIDSRAVPPNFEGIAGRYFYIERSLVTTWASAVATCRDMGGSLATFRNETELNEVRKHLPNGSSYWLGLNDRKKEGEFVSAASGKPAKYFKWFQNEPSNTGNYQHCVSFYNGEMYDIACDEYLYFICQDTE